GCTTATAAAGGCAAGTCTGCATTCTCAAATAACTGTTATTTTCTTCAGTTACAAAAGATGTTTATAAGGAAGTGGTAAGAGCAAGGTAAGAGCAAGGTAAGAGCAAGGTAAGAATTAATTGTATCCCAAAAAGTATTCTAATAAACAATAATTCCTAATATTGTGTTTAAACTATAAATATAGTTCTTTCACTTAAAAATAAATTCTGTTTATGAAATACACAATTTTACTGATTTCTTTATTTGTTGCAAACTTCACCTATAGTAGCACATCCGATGTAATACAGAATGATACTACAATTACAAATCTTAATTATGACAAACTTCTTGCCGAAAAATTAGGAGGTGATGATTATGGTATGAAAATATTTTATCTTGTAATTCTAAAAACAGGAACTAATAATACAACAGATGAGACTATTATTAATGAAAGTTTCGGTACCAAAAGGATCAAATATGTAGAAGAGAATATAGCTGCTGCAAATATTACACTTAGTCAGGAAAATATTGATCTTTTGGAATCAATTATTCCTTTGGGAACAGATACTGGTGACAGGTATGCTAATATGAGTGGTGTTAATTTATAATATTAAAATATTTCAGTTATTGTAATTTGTTCTTTGTAGTACTCTTATTATAAATCATTTAATGCAGATGTTCCTTTAAGAAACTTATCACTTTCGCTCTAATAAAATCAGCATCGAACATAGGTCCAAAATGTGGTGCCCCTTCAACAATGATTAGTTCGTTGGGAATATCATTAATTGTTAACCATGATCTAAGTACCTGTGAATGTTTAACATCTACCAGATTGTCTTTTTCACCATGAATAATAAGAAATGGAGGATCGTTTTTATCAACATATGTGTTTGGACTAGCAAACTTTGCCAGGTCTGGACGCTCAACAGTAGTCGCTCCAATTAAAATTGCTTCAGGTGATTTTTCATCATTACCTCCTGGAAAAAGGATTAATTCCGTGGGACCATAAAAATCTACTACAGCATTTATATTGAAATTTCTGTTTGTTCTTTCTGAAAAGAAATCATCTATATTGTTATTTTTTGATAGTCCAACCATACATGCTAAATGACCTCCTGCAGAAAAGCCCATCACCGCAAACTTGTCATTGTCTATTCCATATTTATCTGCATTATCATAAATATATGAAATAGCCTTGTTGCAATCTTGAATCTGCGCTGGAAACAGAGCTTCTGTACTGAATCTGTAATCAATGGAGACTAACGCAAATCCATTTTCCACTACCTCTTTAACTGTCTCTTTCATATAGTTCATGTCGGCATATTTATCATTGCTTAACCAACCTCCACCATGAATGAAAAATAGTACAGGGACTTTTTCTTTTGCGTTGGCAGGAAGATAAATATCTAGCAGATGTTTTTCGTGAGAATTGTCATTATAGGATATATTGCCATATAAAACTGTACCTTCAGGAAATAAGCTTATTACAGGATTAGATTGTGAATAGACAGTGACTGCGAATAAAATGCAGACCATTATAATTGCGTTTTTCTTCATTTGATTTTTTATTTGGAGTGTAACAAATTACTTTACACACAAATATATAAAATAAGCAAGAATTATATTGTAATTTTGAACTTTAAAATGAGTCCATATGAATAATTCAGAGCTACTTAACCTGCGTCTTTATAATCATCTGCTACTAACTCATAATCTGAAAGAGCCGGTTGATATAGTAAAACATATGTGTGCCATGCAATCACAAGCATGGGATATAGCGAAATGTGTTATTGGTGTACGATTGCCCGGTAGTAATAATAATAGTGTAATTGAAGCATATTGCAAATCCGTTAAAAAAGTGATAAACTAAACAGTTTACTATACAAAATAATATTATAAATTTATGATTAAAATTCCACAGTTTTATGATTTTAAAAATTGATAAAGATATTGAACTGAGACAGTTAAAATTTTCTGATGCCAAAGATATCTTTGAGACTATCGATTCGCAAAGGAACTATCTTGGCAAATGGTTACCTTTTGTTGAATCAACAAAGAGTATAACTGACTCTGAAATGTATGTTAACTCAGTAATTAATGCTGATGCAGATCACTTTGAATATGTTTTTACTATAAGGTATTGTGGTCATTTTGCAGGTATTATAGGATTCAAAGATACAGACAAAGTTAATAGGAAAACAGAAATTGGATACTGGCTATCTGAAGAGTATCAGAAAAAGGGCATAATGACAAAATCGGTTGATATTTTATGCAATTTTGCATTTAAAGCGCTTAATATAAATAAAATACAAATAAAGTGTGCCGTAGGAAACATACCAAGTAGTAATATTCCTAAAAGGCTAAACTTTATTTTAGAAGGTATTGAAAGGGACGGTGAATTGCTATCGGGGAGTCATTTTGTTGATTTAGAAATATATAGTAAATTAAAGTCGGACTGCAGACGAAGAACAAATAAGAATTAGAGTGTCTCATATATATTTATCAGTTACCTTTGCAGATAAATTAAACGGTGCATTTATAAAGATGGAAAATAAGGATTTAATTCGTATAAATAAATATTTTAGTGAAATTGGTTACTGTTCGCGAAGGGAAGCTGACAAACTGATTGAACAGAGACGTGTTACTATAAATGGCACTGTTGCTGAGATGGGGAGCAAGGTTTCTTATAATGATGAAGTTAGACTTAACGGGAAACTTATATCACCTAAGGTAGATGTTGATGGAAAGAAAAAAAAGCATGTTTACTTATTACTTAACAAACCACGAGGAATTGTATGCACTACAGATATAAGGAGGGAGAAAAATAACATTATTGATTTCATTAACTATCCAGAAAGAATATTTCCAATTGGACGACTGGATAAAGATAGTCAGGGATTGATCTTACTTACTAGTGATGGTGATATCGTTAATAAAATACTTCGTGCAGGAAATAATCACGAAAAAGAGTATCTGGTAAAAGTGAAGCATCCAATAACTAAAACATTTATTCAAAAAATGGGCAATGGTGTTCCAATTCTTGGAACATTGACAAAAAAATGTTTGGTGGAGCAAATAGACAGGTTTACATTCAGAATAATCCTAACTCAAGGTCTTAACAGACAAATACGACGTATGTGTGAATATCTGGGAAATGAGGTGGTTGAACTGGAAAGATACAGGATAATGAATATTAACCTTGATGTTCCAATCGGAAAATGGAGACATTTAACTGATAAAGAACTCAATGGTATTTTTAAAATGGTTAGACATTCTTCAAAGACAACAGTGATTTAATTTTCAATATATCTTTTAATCATATGGCTTACATTGATTATTATAAAATATTGGGGGTTGACAAGAATGCATCTGCAGATGAAATAAAAAAGGCTTATCGCAAACTGGCGAGAAGGCTACACCCTGATCTGAACCCTAATGATAAAGAAGCACACAGAAAATTTCAGGAGCTGAATGAAGCAAATGAAGTACTTAGTGATCCCGATAAACGTGCTAAGTATGATAAATATGGAGAAAACTGGAAACATGGAGAGGAGTTCGAGAAAGCCAGGGAACAATATCAACAACAGTGGGGAAACAATCAGCAATGGAGTAATCAGGGAGGTCAGACATTTTATACAGAAGGCGATTTCTCTGATGATGACTTCTCAGATTTTTTTCATTCGATGTTTGGATATGGTTTTACAAATCGCACTAGAACTTCTGGCAGACGAAACAGATATAAGGGAGCTGACTATCAGGCTGAATTGAGACTGACTCTCCGGGAAGCAATGAATACACATCAGCAAACCTTAACTATTAATGGTAAAAATGTGCGAATAACCATTCCTGCCGGAGTATCGGATGGACAGAAAATTAAACTTAAAGGATATGGACAGGAAGGTATTGGAGGTGGGCCAAACGGCGATCTTTATATAACATTCATAATTGAGGATGATACTCGGTTCAAACGACTTGGTGATGACATTTATACTGATGTTACAGTTGACTTATATACTGTCGTTTTGGGTGGTGATGTAACAGTGAATACTCTTGACGGACAGGTTAAAATGCAGATTAAACCTGGTACACAACCGGGTTCAAAATTAAGACTTAAAGGCAAGGGTTTCCCAGTATATAAAAGGGATAACAGTTTTGGTGATTTATATGTTACTCTAAGGGTACAAATACCGGAACATCTTACAGATGAAGAGAAAAAGCTATTTACCCAATTATCAAAAATCAGAAGATCATGAGTGAGAAAAGATTACGATATAGTGAATGCCTGAAAATATACGATGTGGAGGATTCATTTATAGACTCATTACACAATATGGGCTTGATTCATGTAGTGGTTCATGAAGATGAACGTTTTATAGAATACGATGAATTAACTGATCTGGAGCAATTCATTCGTTGGTATTATGATATGGACATCAATGTGGAGGGTATAGATGCTCTGCAGAACATGCTTAGCAAGGTAAAACAGCTTCAGACAGAAATAGAACAGCTAAAATATGAGTTATCCTTTTATAAGTCACTTTTATAGCCTCAGTCATTAAAAGTAAACCTGATGCCTACTCTTAAATTAAAACTAAAAGGTCGGTCTTTATATATTGTTTTTAATTCACTACTGTTCTTGAAGTAATAATCTATTCCTGGTTCAGCATATAAACCCAGATAATCAGATACTCTGTATTCTATTCCTACAGCAGAGTTAACTGACCATTGCAACTCTTTTTCCGTGATTCTTTCTGAAGTGGTTGACTCAAGCTGATTGTCTATATAATAGTTTGAGACAAGTCTGCCACAAACGTTCTTTTGCATATGTGCACCTGCAGTAAAGTAACCAAGAAAGTTGTTATTTTGCCAGAAGTTGTATGCTATGTTTAAGGGCACACCAATATAGTGCAACTTCTGATTATCATCATAATAATAATTTTCACCCTGGGATCGCAATTTAGACGACAACAATGAGTATGTTATACCACTCGTAATATTCCATTTGTCATTTATATTATATCTTAGAGTTAAACCTAAAGTGATTGGTTGCTCATGTTTTATATCGGTGTATGCACCTTCACGCGAATACTCTGAAAGGAATGCATACTGCTGATTAACTGTCTCTTTAAGAGCAAATGTACCATATCCGGGGAATGTTTCTGATGATCCGGAAGAAGTATTTGAGATGGAAACATTTGTTTGCCATCTGGATCTTTTTAAGTTGTCTATGTTGCTTGATGAAGCTATCAGTAATTCGTTCCAATCTTCAAGATTTTCTTTACTTATATCATTTACTACCTGTTCTTCTATAACAACGGGTTCATCAACTCTTTCAGTTACTATATCTTCGTTATATAATGTAATACCATTATTTATCTCAGTTTCGGAAGATTTATTTTCAGAAGTTGTTAATATATTACTTGAAGTAACTTTTGGTTTAATATTATTTTTAGCGAGTATAATATCAGGTACCTCTTTATTTAAATCTAACTCACTTTTATCTGCAAATTCTATATCTATGTTGTTTTCTTTTAAAATGGGTTCATGTATAGTATTGTCTTGTTTAATATTCAGTAGATAAAACAGAACAACTACTGCTGCTGCGGCGATTGCACTTATACTGATACTCCGTAATCTATGCAATTTCCTATTTTGTATATTAATTACTTTTCCAGAAATATAGTTTTCGGAAATATCCTCCTCTCCCAACATTATATCGGAATCAATTTGTCGCTCCAATTCTTCCCACAAACCATCGGGTGCAGTCTCTTCGTAAGAATTTATACGATTGCGGAGTTTATTTTGCCAAATATCGCTCATTATTCTCTTTATTTAACCTATACTTCTCTATCTCTTTAACTAACAACCTCTTGGCTCTATGAAACTGTGAGGCGGAACTATTCTCTGCAATATTCAACATTGATGCTATCTCTTTATGACTTTTCTCTTCAAACACATACAGGTTAAAGACTGTACGATAACCGACAGGAAGTGAACTAATCATCTCAAGAATTGCAGTTGTTGGAATATCTTCAAAATCCGGTTCAATGTTATCATTATCATCAGGTATATCCCAGTCATTCAAACTCATCAGCTGCATTTTATCGTTTTCCCTGATAAATTTTAGAGACTCATTCACGACGATACGTGCTGACCAGGCTTTTAGAGATCCTATACCTCTGTACTTAAAGTTATGTATTGCTCTGAATATTTTAAGAAAACTCTCCTGTAATACATCTTTAATATCCTCTTTATCTGATATGTAACGAGCGCATACAGCTGTTAGATAGCCGGAATAGGTATCATAGAACATCTTCATAGCAACTTTGTCACCATGCACAATTTGCTGAATTAGCTCACGCTCTCTGCTTTCGTCTTTTCTCATTTAAAGATTAGGTCTGGACATTACCATTTTAATTTTACTTTTTTGTTTAAAAGGTTGTACCTTTTTGCAAAGGTACAACCTTACACTTTTAAATGAAATATTGAAAAGAAAGCATTGTATTAATATTTGCGTGAGTGATTAATTCAAGGGGATCACATTTCTTTGTTCTGCAATAGCATTTGTACCCGGAGTTGCAGTACGTGTTTTATAATCAAATTCCACTGATTTGGTAACGCCATTAAATGCATTCCAAATTAATTTTAATTTAACTGTCTCACCTTCTGTGTCTGGCAGATCATCGAGTTTAAATGCAACTAAACCATCTCCCATTCTACCGCCAACATCACCTTTTGCATCATGCCTGAACTCCACCTCGTAAGGGTTTTCAGGGTTGTTAGTAGGAATGAGGTTTACGTGATGGGTTACACCCATATTGCTCCATAATGTTCTGAAGCGAAGAGTAAGATATCCATCTTCGGCAATAGTTACCCAGTCACGTACTATTTCAACGGGATCATTTCCATACTTTTCATCGTTTTGATCTCCTAAATTTGGTGCCATTGGTTTTGTTCTTATACTATCAATCCAGTTTACGTGTACAGCTTTATCAAAATCACCACTTGGAACATCAACTTCTTTATAATTTACTAATGCTCTCACTTCCTTTCCTCCGTATGGATGGGTATTTATATTTACCGGAAGTAGTGTTGTTTGATCATCCAATTGGAAGAAGAGTTTATCATCAGCAGTCTCTTTAACTGTTACCAGGGCATTGGGATATCTTAGACTCATGTCATAATCATCATCATCAAGACATGAAGGTAAAATAATCATGCTCATAACAAAAAGTGATGCTAAAAGAAATTTGGTTGTTTTCATAAAATTGTAGTTTTTAAAAGTTACTAGTAATA
This portion of the Lascolabacillus massiliensis genome encodes:
- a CDS encoding alpha/beta hydrolase — protein: MKKNAIIMVCILFAVTVYSQSNPVISLFPEGTVLYGNISYNDNSHEKHLLDIYLPANAKEKVPVLFFIHGGGWLSNDKYADMNYMKETVKEVVENGFALVSIDYRFSTEALFPAQIQDCNKAISYIYDNADKYGIDNDKFAVMGFSAGGHLACMVGLSKNNNIDDFFSERTNRNFNINAVVDFYGPTELILFPGGNDEKSPEAILIGATTVERPDLAKFASPNTYVDKNDPPFLIIHGEKDNLVDVKHSQVLRSWLTINDIPNELIIVEGAPHFGPMFDADFIRAKVISFLKEHLH
- a CDS encoding GNAT family N-acetyltransferase — translated: MILKIDKDIELRQLKFSDAKDIFETIDSQRNYLGKWLPFVESTKSITDSEMYVNSVINADADHFEYVFTIRYCGHFAGIIGFKDTDKVNRKTEIGYWLSEEYQKKGIMTKSVDILCNFAFKALNINKIQIKCAVGNIPSSNIPKRLNFILEGIERDGELLSGSHFVDLEIYSKLKSDCRRRTNKN
- the rluF gene encoding 23S rRNA pseudouridine(2604) synthase RluF, producing the protein MENKDLIRINKYFSEIGYCSRREADKLIEQRRVTINGTVAEMGSKVSYNDEVRLNGKLISPKVDVDGKKKKHVYLLLNKPRGIVCTTDIRREKNNIIDFINYPERIFPIGRLDKDSQGLILLTSDGDIVNKILRAGNNHEKEYLVKVKHPITKTFIQKMGNGVPILGTLTKKCLVEQIDRFTFRIILTQGLNRQIRRMCEYLGNEVVELERYRIMNINLDVPIGKWRHLTDKELNGIFKMVRHSSKTTVI
- a CDS encoding DnaJ C-terminal domain-containing protein, producing the protein MAYIDYYKILGVDKNASADEIKKAYRKLARRLHPDLNPNDKEAHRKFQELNEANEVLSDPDKRAKYDKYGENWKHGEEFEKAREQYQQQWGNNQQWSNQGGQTFYTEGDFSDDDFSDFFHSMFGYGFTNRTRTSGRRNRYKGADYQAELRLTLREAMNTHQQTLTINGKNVRITIPAGVSDGQKIKLKGYGQEGIGGGPNGDLYITFIIEDDTRFKRLGDDIYTDVTVDLYTVVLGGDVTVNTLDGQVKMQIKPGTQPGSKLRLKGKGFPVYKRDNSFGDLYVTLRVQIPEHLTDEEKKLFTQLSKIRRS
- a CDS encoding chaperone modulator CbpM, giving the protein MSEKRLRYSECLKIYDVEDSFIDSLHNMGLIHVVVHEDERFIEYDELTDLEQFIRWYYDMDINVEGIDALQNMLSKVKQLQTEIEQLKYELSFYKSLL
- a CDS encoding outer membrane beta-barrel protein, whose amino-acid sequence is MSDIWQNKLRNRINSYEETAPDGLWEELERQIDSDIMLGEEDISENYISGKVINIQNRKLHRLRSISISAIAAAAVVVLFYLLNIKQDNTIHEPILKENNIDIEFADKSELDLNKEVPDIILAKNNIKPKVTSSNILTTSENKSSETEINNGITLYNEDIVTERVDEPVVIEEQVVNDISKENLEDWNELLIASSSNIDNLKRSRWQTNVSISNTSSGSSETFPGYGTFALKETVNQQYAFLSEYSREGAYTDIKHEQPITLGLTLRYNINDKWNITSGITYSLLSSKLRSQGENYYYDDNQKLHYIGVPLNIAYNFWQNNNFLGYFTAGAHMQKNVCGRLVSNYYIDNQLESTTSERITEKELQWSVNSAVGIEYRVSDYLGLYAEPGIDYYFKNSSELKTIYKDRPFSFNLRVGIRFTFND
- a CDS encoding RNA polymerase sigma factor encodes the protein MRKDESRERELIQQIVHGDKVAMKMFYDTYSGYLTAVCARYISDKEDIKDVLQESFLKIFRAIHNFKYRGIGSLKAWSARIVVNESLKFIRENDKMQLMSLNDWDIPDDNDNIEPDFEDIPTTAILEMISSLPVGYRTVFNLYVFEEKSHKEIASMLNIAENSSASQFHRAKRLLVKEIEKYRLNKENNERYLAK
- a CDS encoding NigD1/NigD2 family lipoprotein, coding for MKTTKFLLASLFVMSMIILPSCLDDDDYDMSLRYPNALVTVKETADDKLFFQLDDQTTLLPVNINTHPYGGKEVRALVNYKEVDVPSGDFDKAVHVNWIDSIRTKPMAPNLGDQNDEKYGNDPVEIVRDWVTIAEDGYLTLRFRTLWSNMGVTHHVNLIPTNNPENPYEVEFRHDAKGDVGGRMGDGLVAFKLDDLPDTEGETVKLKLIWNAFNGVTKSVEFDYKTRTATPGTNAIAEQRNVIPLN